CGCTCGTGCGTTGACCGGCTGCGGGGCGCGCTCGCCACGTCGTAGCCGCCCCTTCCGGGACGCACTACAATAGGAAGTCGGGACGAGATACGAAGCCGATGCGAGGCACGAGAAAACCACGCCGGATCGTGGGGTTCGTGGGCCTGTCCCTGCTGGCCCACCTGAACCTCCTGCTGCTCGTGGGGGCGGTGGTTTCGGCGCGTCCGGAAGGGTGCCAGGGGACGTCGCAGGCTGTGAGCTCGCCGGTCGAGGTCTCGCTCGTGGCTCCCGAGGACCTCAAGGCGGCGGAGCGCGCGCGCGAGGCCTTCAAGAAGCAGGAAGAGGCCGAGCAGAAGAAGGAGAAGGACGAGGAGGGGCAGGTGGTGGACCTTCCTCCGCCCGCCGAGGAGAAGCGACCGGAGAAGTCCCGTTTTCTCTCCGAGCATGATTCGCGGGTGCAGAAGGAGACGAAGGGGCCGCCCATACCCTTTCGGCCCGGGCGCGTGATCGCCAACCGGCCGCAGCCTCGGGTGCAGCCCCCGGGACCGAGCCCCTCGGCCGCCGAGCGCGCCCAGACGGAGCGCAAGGTCCTGAGTCTGGCCATGCGCACCCCGAGCCGCCCCGAGCTTCCGCGCTCCCCGCTTCCGCGGGCCTCGAAGGGGGACGAGCCGTCGCGAGAGGAGCGCCCGAGCACTCCGGGCCCCCGCGCACCGCCCGGAGCCGCGCCGCCGCGCCCGGCAGGAAACGTGTCGCTGAAGGAGTTGAAGCTCAGCGACGGGGAGCTGGCGAGAGTCCTCGGCTCGCGCGTGAACGACGCCCTCTCGGACGTGGACGAGGGGGAGACGACCCTCCTCAATTCGAAGCGGTGGCGCTTCGCGTCCTTTTTCAACCGCGTGAAGCGTCAGGTCGCCGAGAACTGGCATCCCGACCGCGCGTATCAGCGCCGCGACCCCTCGGGCAACGTCTACGGCTTCAAGGACCGCCTAACGATTCTGCGGGTCAAGCTCTCCCCGCAGGGGAAGCTCAAGTACCTCCACATCGAGAAGGCCTGCGGGGTGGACTTTCTCGACGACGAGGCCATCGCGGCCTTCAAGGCGGCGGAGCCCTTCCCCAATCCGCCGAACGGCCTCGTCGACCCGAAGACGGGGCTCATCAACTTCCGGTTCGGCTTCCTCTTCGAGATCTCGCGTCGCCCGAGCTTCCGGATCTTTCGCTTTCACAACTGACGCGTCACGCGGCGGGCGGGGTCCAGCGCAGCTTGGGCTGGCGCGCGGCCAGCGTCTCGTCGAGGCGGCGGAGGCCCGTGGTGTGTGGGGCGTTCTTCACGCGCTCGGGGTCCTCGGCCGCTTCGCGGACGATGGCCTCCACCGCGGCCACGAAGCGGTCCAGCTCGGCCAGGGTCTCC
The Deltaproteobacteria bacterium genome window above contains:
- a CDS encoding TonB family protein, producing the protein MRGTRKPRRIVGFVGLSLLAHLNLLLLVGAVVSARPEGCQGTSQAVSSPVEVSLVAPEDLKAAERAREAFKKQEEAEQKKEKDEEGQVVDLPPPAEEKRPEKSRFLSEHDSRVQKETKGPPIPFRPGRVIANRPQPRVQPPGPSPSAAERAQTERKVLSLAMRTPSRPELPRSPLPRASKGDEPSREERPSTPGPRAPPGAAPPRPAGNVSLKELKLSDGELARVLGSRVNDALSDVDEGETTLLNSKRWRFASFFNRVKRQVAENWHPDRAYQRRDPSGNVYGFKDRLTILRVKLSPQGKLKYLHIEKACGVDFLDDEAIAAFKAAEPFPNPPNGLVDPKTGLINFRFGFLFEISRRPSFRIFRFHN